One genomic window of Vibrio ziniensis includes the following:
- the fliJ gene encoding flagellar export protein FliJ, with the protein MDNALEFLLEQAKSKEDKAVMALSKARSELEGYYQQLKQIEQYRLDYCQQLVTRGQAGLTASQYGHLNRFLTQLDETLSKQRQAEQHFKSQVDNCESYWLDVRKQRRSYEWLIEKKQTERLRIQEKRDQKMMDEFSTLSFNRRRNNSL; encoded by the coding sequence ATGGATAATGCGCTTGAATTCCTGCTTGAACAGGCGAAAAGTAAAGAAGACAAAGCGGTAATGGCGCTCAGTAAAGCACGTAGTGAATTAGAAGGCTATTATCAGCAGCTTAAACAGATTGAGCAGTACCGTCTTGATTACTGCCAGCAGTTGGTAACAAGGGGGCAAGCGGGGCTAACTGCCAGTCAGTATGGGCATCTGAACCGTTTTTTAACTCAACTCGATGAGACCTTATCTAAGCAGCGCCAGGCAGAGCAGCATTTTAAATCTCAGGTAGATAACTGTGAATCTTATTGGTTGGATGTTCGCAAACAGCGTCGCTCTTATGAATGGCTGATTGAGAAAAAACAGACTGAGCGGCTGCGTATACAAGAGAAACGCGACCAGAAAATGATGGATGAATTTTCCACCCTGAGTTTCAATCGCCGTCGAAACAATTCTCTTTAG
- the fliI gene encoding flagellar protein export ATPase FliI, which yields MLQLADRLSQYKVHGLTSRPIASGKLVRVVGLTLEATGCRAPIGSLCSVETMSGSMEAEVVGFSGDRLFLMPSEQITGVLPGAKVTPLTGETGLPVGMELLGRVIDGVGTPLDGLGPIYTDQKASFNADPINPLARKPISEPLDVGIKAINGLLTVGKGQRIGLFAGSGVGKSVTLGMMTRGTTAQVVVVGLIGERGREVKEFIEEILGVDGRQRSVVVAAPADSSPLMRLKGCQTALTIAEYFRDQGLDVLLLMDSLTRFAQAQREIALSVGEPPATKGYPPSVFAKLPALVERAGNGGPHQGSITAFFTVLTEGDDLQDPIADASRAILDGHIVLSREMADAGHYPAIDVEKSVSRVMPQITTDQHVLMSKAVRQILSTCRKNQDLVSIGAYKPGTDPAIDSAFTLKPKLDVFLQQTMKESVPYDMCISMLKNVLNVG from the coding sequence ATGCTGCAACTGGCTGATCGACTCTCACAATATAAAGTCCACGGACTCACTAGCCGCCCAATTGCCTCTGGTAAGTTGGTGCGGGTCGTTGGACTAACCTTGGAGGCGACGGGCTGCCGTGCGCCGATTGGTAGTCTGTGTAGTGTTGAAACTATGTCCGGCTCTATGGAAGCTGAAGTCGTAGGTTTCTCGGGGGATCGCCTTTTTTTAATGCCAAGCGAACAAATCACAGGTGTGCTTCCGGGGGCAAAAGTTACGCCTCTCACAGGAGAAACGGGCTTGCCTGTAGGTATGGAGTTACTCGGCCGCGTCATTGACGGTGTCGGGACTCCTTTAGATGGCCTCGGGCCGATTTATACAGACCAAAAAGCGTCGTTCAACGCAGATCCTATCAACCCGTTAGCTCGTAAACCCATTAGTGAGCCATTGGATGTTGGCATCAAAGCTATTAATGGTCTTCTGACGGTTGGTAAAGGTCAACGTATCGGACTATTTGCCGGCTCAGGTGTCGGTAAATCTGTGACGTTGGGCATGATGACTCGAGGAACAACTGCCCAAGTCGTTGTTGTTGGACTGATTGGTGAACGTGGACGAGAAGTAAAAGAATTCATTGAAGAGATTTTAGGTGTTGACGGCAGACAACGTTCGGTTGTGGTCGCAGCGCCTGCGGACTCTTCTCCATTGATGCGTCTTAAAGGGTGTCAAACGGCGTTAACTATTGCTGAATACTTTCGAGACCAAGGTTTGGACGTATTGCTTTTGATGGATTCACTAACCCGTTTTGCTCAAGCTCAACGTGAAATTGCGTTGTCAGTAGGAGAACCTCCTGCAACCAAAGGCTACCCGCCTTCGGTATTTGCTAAATTACCTGCACTGGTAGAACGCGCTGGGAATGGGGGGCCGCATCAAGGTTCTATTACGGCATTTTTTACCGTATTAACAGAAGGTGATGATTTGCAAGATCCTATCGCTGATGCTTCGCGAGCAATTCTTGATGGACACATCGTTTTGTCTCGAGAAATGGCTGATGCTGGTCATTACCCTGCGATTGACGTTGAAAAATCGGTCAGTCGCGTCATGCCGCAAATTACCACAGATCAGCATGTTCTAATGTCGAAAGCTGTGCGGCAGATACTATCAACTTGCCGTAAAAACCAAGATCTCGTGTCGATTGGAGCCTATAAGCCGGGAACGGATCCGGCTATAGATAGTGCTTTTACCCTTAAACCAAAACTCGATGTTTTCCTTCAGCAAACCATGAAAGAGTCTGTGCCTTATGACATGTGTATCAGCATGCTTAAGAACGTACTCAATGTGGGGTAA
- the fliH gene encoding flagellar assembly protein FliH — translation MSGERKRGFIRLDSDETVDQAKKWGLPDYTSETHKKAKETALNYDPSWIPSFDEPEAEEPVVLTEEEIELIKQAAYQEGLEQGKAEGYQEGFQLGQEAGHKVGQEEGFQSGSAEGLEAGQQIIHEHVQIFMNLANQFAQPLELMNAQVEKQLVDMVLSLVKEVVHVEAITNPQVILDTVKASVEALPIAGHAITLKLHPEDCEIIKQAYGENELNTRNWTLTSEPALNRGDVQIEAGESSVNYRMEDRVRSVLQSFCGTNRHQQGNE, via the coding sequence ATGTCAGGTGAAAGAAAGCGCGGTTTTATCCGTCTCGATTCTGATGAAACTGTCGATCAGGCAAAGAAGTGGGGTCTACCGGACTACACCTCTGAAACTCATAAAAAGGCGAAAGAAACAGCCCTTAACTATGATCCTAGTTGGATTCCAAGTTTCGATGAACCTGAAGCAGAAGAGCCTGTTGTTCTTACTGAAGAAGAAATTGAATTAATCAAGCAAGCGGCCTATCAAGAAGGTCTCGAACAAGGTAAAGCAGAAGGCTATCAGGAAGGCTTCCAACTTGGTCAGGAAGCTGGTCACAAAGTTGGTCAAGAAGAGGGTTTCCAATCGGGTAGTGCGGAAGGCTTAGAGGCCGGACAGCAAATTATTCACGAGCATGTTCAAATATTTATGAATCTCGCTAACCAGTTTGCCCAGCCTCTTGAGTTGATGAATGCCCAAGTTGAAAAGCAGTTGGTGGACATGGTTCTGTCACTGGTAAAAGAAGTGGTGCATGTTGAAGCCATTACTAACCCGCAAGTGATTCTTGATACTGTCAAAGCTTCGGTTGAAGCACTGCCAATTGCTGGTCATGCCATTACGTTGAAATTGCATCCGGAAGACTGCGAAATCATCAAACAAGCGTATGGTGAAAATGAACTGAATACTCGTAATTGGACATTAACCAGTGAACCTGCGTTAAACCGAGGTGACGTGCAAATTGAAGCAGGTGAATCAAGTGTGAACTATCGAATGGAAGATAGAGTTCGCAGTGTATTGCAGAGTTTCTGTGGTACTAACCGTCATCAACAAGGCAATGAATAA
- the fliG gene encoding flagellar motor switch protein FliG has translation MPNEIVKQDNRDLTELEREIADIPGEERAAILLLSLNEADAAAIIRHLEPKQVQRVGSAMARAKDLSQGKVTAVHRAFLEDIQKYTNIGMGSEDFMRKALVAALGEDKANNLVDQILLGTGSKGLDSLKWMDPRQVASIIVNEHPQIQTIVLSYLDPDQSAEILAQFAERDRLDLMMRIANLEEVQPSALAELNEIMEKQFAGQAGAQAAKIGGLKAAADIMNYLDNNIEGALMDQLRDQDEDLATQIQDLMFVFENLVEVDDQGIQKLLRDVPQDVLQKALKGADDTLREKIFKNMSKRAAELMKDDLEAMPPIKVSDVETAQKEILAIARRMADNGELILGGGADEFL, from the coding sequence ATGCCTAATGAAATAGTAAAGCAAGATAATCGCGATCTCACTGAATTAGAAAGAGAAATTGCTGATATTCCCGGGGAAGAACGCGCGGCAATTTTGCTGCTTAGCCTCAATGAAGCGGATGCTGCTGCAATTATTCGCCATCTTGAACCAAAGCAAGTTCAACGTGTGGGTAGTGCCATGGCTCGAGCTAAAGACCTGAGCCAGGGGAAAGTAACTGCGGTACACCGTGCATTTTTGGAAGATATCCAGAAATACACCAATATCGGTATGGGCAGTGAAGACTTCATGCGTAAAGCGCTGGTTGCGGCTCTTGGTGAAGATAAAGCCAATAACCTTGTTGACCAGATCCTATTGGGTACAGGCTCTAAAGGCTTGGATTCATTGAAATGGATGGACCCTCGTCAGGTGGCGAGCATCATCGTCAATGAGCACCCACAAATTCAGACTATCGTATTGTCTTACTTGGATCCAGACCAGTCAGCGGAGATTCTGGCTCAGTTTGCAGAGCGTGACCGCTTAGACTTGATGATGCGTATTGCTAACCTTGAAGAGGTTCAACCTTCAGCTTTGGCTGAATTGAATGAGATCATGGAGAAACAGTTTGCAGGTCAGGCTGGTGCACAAGCTGCAAAAATTGGCGGCCTGAAAGCAGCTGCAGATATCATGAACTACCTCGACAACAATATCGAGGGGGCGCTTATGGATCAGTTACGCGACCAAGACGAAGATTTGGCCACTCAAATCCAAGACCTTATGTTCGTATTCGAGAACTTGGTGGAAGTGGACGACCAGGGTATTCAGAAATTGCTGCGTGACGTTCCGCAAGATGTTCTACAAAAAGCACTTAAAGGCGCAGATGACACGTTACGAGAGAAAATCTTCAAGAACATGTCTAAACGTGCTGCTGAACTGATGAAAGATGATTTGGAGGCAATGCCACCAATCAAAGTTTCGGACGTGGAAACAGCACAGAAAGAGATTCTTGCTATTGCACGACGTATGGCTGACAACGGTGAGCTGATACTGGGTGGTGGCGCAGACGAGTTCTTATAA
- the fliF gene encoding flagellar basal-body MS-ring/collar protein FliF: MAQNKQTTDLTLSNGNSDHALMSNPDIDMGTQNLDAEEKSSSKMDFSMGDLDLLRQVVLVLSISICVALIVMLFFWVKEPEMRPLGAYDTQELIPVLDYLDQQKQDYKLDGNTILVPTSDYNSLKLNMVRAGLNQERQAGDDILLQDMGFGVSQRLEQERLKLSRERQLAKGIEEMRQVNKARVLLALPKQSVFVRQNQEASASVFLTLRTGTDLKQEEVDSIVDMVASAVPGMKPTRVTVTDQHGRLLSSGSQDPVTAARRKEQEAERKKEQGLREKIDSVLIPILGLGNYTAQVDVELDFSAVEQTRKRFDPNTPATRSEYTLEDYNNGNVIAGVPGALSNQPPADASIPQDVAQMKDGSLMGQGSVHKEATRNFELDTTISHERRQTGVVNRQTVAVAVKNRSRVNPETGEVTYTPVSDSELEAIRQVLVGAVGYSESRGDLLNVLSMNFAEPQVETIADVPIWEHPNFNDWIRWLASAVVITVIVLVLVRPAMKKLLNPAADDDDQLYGPDGLPIGLDGETSLIGSDIEGGELFEFGSGIDLPNLHKDEDVLKAVRALVANEPELAAQVVKNWVAKDA; encoded by the coding sequence GTGGCTCAGAATAAGCAAACAACCGATCTTACTTTAAGCAATGGTAATAGTGATCATGCTTTGATGTCGAATCCCGACATCGACATGGGTACTCAGAACCTAGATGCTGAAGAAAAAAGCTCCTCAAAAATGGACTTCTCTATGGGGGACTTGGACTTATTACGCCAAGTTGTCCTAGTTCTCTCTATCTCTATCTGTGTGGCTTTAATTGTGATGCTGTTTTTCTGGGTAAAAGAGCCAGAAATGCGTCCGTTAGGGGCTTATGACACACAAGAACTGATACCTGTTCTTGATTATTTAGACCAACAAAAACAAGACTACAAGTTAGACGGAAATACTATCTTAGTTCCTACGTCTGACTACAACAGTCTAAAACTGAATATGGTTCGTGCTGGTTTGAATCAAGAACGCCAAGCGGGTGATGATATCTTATTGCAAGATATGGGTTTTGGTGTTTCACAGCGTCTAGAGCAAGAACGTTTGAAACTCAGCCGTGAACGCCAGCTTGCTAAAGGCATTGAAGAGATGCGTCAAGTGAATAAAGCGCGCGTCCTACTTGCTCTACCAAAACAAAGTGTGTTTGTACGCCAAAACCAAGAAGCTTCTGCTTCCGTATTTTTGACACTTCGTACTGGCACCGATCTTAAACAAGAAGAAGTCGATTCAATTGTCGACATGGTGGCGAGTGCGGTTCCAGGTATGAAACCAACACGCGTAACTGTGACTGATCAGCACGGCCGTCTTCTTAGCTCGGGCTCTCAAGACCCTGTGACTGCTGCTCGTCGCAAAGAGCAAGAAGCAGAACGTAAGAAAGAACAAGGCTTACGTGAAAAAATTGACTCTGTATTGATCCCGATTTTAGGCTTGGGTAACTACACCGCTCAAGTAGACGTTGAACTTGATTTTAGCGCGGTTGAGCAAACTCGTAAGCGTTTTGATCCAAATACGCCTGCAACTCGTAGTGAATACACACTAGAAGATTACAACAACGGTAATGTGATTGCTGGCGTCCCTGGTGCTTTAAGCAACCAACCTCCAGCGGATGCTTCTATCCCACAAGACGTGGCTCAAATGAAAGATGGTTCGCTAATGGGACAGGGCTCTGTTCACAAAGAAGCGACACGTAACTTTGAGTTAGATACGACTATCAGCCATGAACGCCGTCAGACGGGGGTGGTTAATCGCCAAACTGTGGCAGTTGCGGTGAAAAACCGTAGTCGAGTAAATCCTGAAACAGGTGAAGTGACGTATACGCCAGTTAGTGACAGTGAGTTGGAAGCTATTCGCCAAGTGCTGGTTGGTGCCGTGGGTTACAGTGAAAGTCGCGGTGACTTACTGAATGTGTTAAGCATGAACTTTGCTGAACCACAAGTAGAAACTATTGCAGATGTACCAATTTGGGAGCATCCGAACTTTAACGACTGGATACGTTGGTTAGCAAGTGCTGTCGTTATTACTGTTATCGTGTTGGTTCTAGTTCGTCCGGCAATGAAGAAATTGCTTAACCCTGCCGCTGACGATGACGACCAACTATACGGGCCAGATGGCTTACCAATTGGTCTTGATGGTGAAACTAGCCTAATCGGTAGTGATATTGAAGGTGGTGAGTTGTTTGAGTTTGGCTCTGGCATTGACTTACCTAACTTACATAAAGATGAAGATGTGCTTAAAGCTGTACGAGCTCTGGTTGCAAATGAGCCTGAACTTGCAGCTCAAGTAGTTAAGAACTGGGTGGCTAAAGATGCCTAA
- the fliE gene encoding flagellar hook-basal body complex protein FliE, with translation MNINGLQSEMQAMMVEAANSRPAPTGQKIGADFGDMLSQAINNVNGLQKTSSDLQMRFDRGDEDVSLSDVMIARNKSSVAFEATIQVRNKLVDAYKELMNMPV, from the coding sequence ATGAATATAAACGGTTTACAAAGCGAAATGCAGGCGATGATGGTAGAAGCTGCCAACTCACGCCCGGCGCCTACAGGACAAAAAATTGGCGCTGATTTTGGTGATATGCTTTCACAAGCTATCAACAACGTAAATGGTTTACAAAAAACCTCAAGCGATCTTCAAATGCGCTTTGATCGTGGTGATGAAGATGTTTCTCTTTCGGACGTCATGATTGCTCGTAACAAATCGAGCGTGGCATTTGAAGCCACTATTCAGGTACGCAACAAGCTTGTTGATGCGTACAAAGAACTGATGAACATGCCAGTTTAA